The following is a genomic window from Candidatus Rokuibacteriota bacterium.
GGGGATCAGCCCGGCGGTCATCCGCTCCTGCTGGAGCCGGAGCATCATGATCACGTCCACGTCGGCGATCACGTCCTCCAGCCGGTGGCTCACCTTCACCCCGAGCTCCTGAACGTACGGCGGGATCAGCGTGGGCGGGCCAGCCACCGTCACGGTCATCCCGACCTTGCGCATCCCGTGGATGTTCGACCGGGCGACCCGGCTGTGGGCGATGTCGCCGATGATCACCACGTGGAGTCCCTCGAGGTGCGCCTTCTTTTCCCGGATCGTGAGGAGATCCAGGAGGGCCTGCGTCGGGTGCTCGTGGGCCCCGTCCCCCGCGTTGACCACCGCGCAGCGGAGCGCTTCCGCCAGCAGCTGGGGCGTGCCGGAAGAGGAGTGGCGGACGACGACGACGTCCGGGCTCATCGCCTCGATGTTCTTGGCGGTATCCAGGAGGCTCTCGCCCTTGCTGACGCTCGAGCCCGACGCCGAGAAGTTCACGACGTCGGCGGAGAGCCACTTCCCCGCGATCTCGAAGGAGGTCCGCGTGCGCGTGGACGGCTCGTAGAAGAGGTTGACGATGGTCTTTCCCCGGAGCGCCGGCACCTTCTTGATCTCCCGGGTGGCGATCTCCTTCATGGATTCCGCCGTGTCCAGGATGGTGCGGATCTCGCCGGCGTCCAGCTCCTGCATGGTCAGGAGGTCTTTCCGCTTCCAACCCATGGCGTTATTCCTCCGGTGGCTCCTGGATCACCACACGCTCCTCCCCGTCGTGTTCTTTGAGTAGGACAGCCACGGCTTCCCGCCGGCTCGTCGGGAGGTTCTTCCCCACGTAGTCCGGGCGGATGGGGAGTTCCCGGTGCCCCCGGTCCACGAGGACCGCGAGCTGGATCATCCGCGGGCGCCCGAGGTCGATGAGGGCATCCAGCGCGGCCCGGATGGTGCGGCCGGTGAAGAGGACATCGTCCACCAGGACGACCGTCTTCCCCTTGATCGCGAAGGGGATTTCCGTGGCCTTGACGGTAGGCTGCTCGGCGAGGAGCCCGAGGTCGTCCCGGTATAGCGTAATGTCCAGCACCCCGACCGGGGGCGCCTCCCCCTCGATCGCGCGTATCTTGTCGGCGATCCGGCGGGCGAGCGACACGCCGCGCGTCCGGATCCCGACCAGACTCAGCCCCTGGGCCCCCTGGGTCTTTTCCAGGATCTCGTGGGCGATGCGGGTCAGGGCGCGGTCGATCCCCTGCTCGTCGAGCACCTGGGCTTTTTCCCGCGTGATCACTCCTCCGCCGGCGGACAAAAAAAACCCCTTCCCTCACTGGGAAGGGCTCTCGTCGCCTTCGTATCGAGCCGCGTCACATCGCCTCTCCTTGTGGACCTCGCTGGGCCCACTTAAAGGAGCTATTCAACAGCTACCCTACCATCTCGCGTGCGGTTGTCAAGTCATTTTTCGGCCGCGCGATTATCCCTAGGTGCGCGGGGTGATCGCGTAGAGCTTGAGTTTGCGGTACAGGTGGCTGCGCTC
Proteins encoded in this region:
- a CDS encoding aspartate carbamoyltransferase catalytic subunit — encoded protein: MGWKRKDLLTMQELDAGEIRTILDTAESMKEIATREIKKVPALRGKTIVNLFYEPSTRTRTSFEIAGKWLSADVVNFSASGSSVSKGESLLDTAKNIEAMSPDVVVVRHSSSGTPQLLAEALRCAVVNAGDGAHEHPTQALLDLLTIREKKAHLEGLHVVIIGDIAHSRVARSNIHGMRKVGMTVTVAGPPTLIPPYVQELGVKVSHRLEDVIADVDVIMMLRLQQERMTAGLIPSLREYSRLWGLTLDKLAAARPDVLIMHPGPVNRGIELAPDVADGPYSVILDQVTNGMAVRMAVLYLLTGGKAQ
- the pyrR gene encoding bifunctional pyr operon transcriptional regulator/uracil phosphoribosyltransferase PyrR; protein product: MTREKAQVLDEQGIDRALTRIAHEILEKTQGAQGLSLVGIRTRGVSLARRIADKIRAIEGEAPPVGVLDITLYRDDLGLLAEQPTVKATEIPFAIKGKTVVLVDDVLFTGRTIRAALDALIDLGRPRMIQLAVLVDRGHRELPIRPDYVGKNLPTSRREAVAVLLKEHDGEERVVIQEPPEE